One segment of Solanum stenotomum isolate F172 chromosome 1, ASM1918654v1, whole genome shotgun sequence DNA contains the following:
- the LOC125870733 gene encoding agamous-like MADS-box protein AGL62, whose product MRRPNGRRRIQIVRMQNQTSRQVTFSKRRTGLFKKASELSTLCGADVAIVVYSPSNKVYACGHPSVESIVDKFLGENPTPGTNDPNPIIIAHQNANVDEINRKLNMLERQLEKERKHGQALQALRTEPSHEKLSFSDLKSLCEALEAADEEVERVASQLLEANKVFPYQTIGSAFAPLIVRESTSFDSNEGPSQSSE is encoded by the coding sequence ATGAGAAGACCTAATGGCCGCAGAAGAATTCAAATTGTGAGGATGCAAAATCAAACCAGCAGACAAGTTACATTCTCAAAACGACGTACTGGCCTATTTAAGAAGGCAAGTGAGCTCTCTACTTTGTGTGGTGCTGATGTTGCTATTGTAGTATATTCTCCCAGCAACAAAGTATATGCATGTGGGCATCCTTCCGTCGAGTCAATTGTGGACAAATTTCTCGGAGAGAATCCTACACCTGGCACTAATGATCCTAACCCCATCATTATAGCTCATCAAAATGCCAATGTTGATGAGATCAATAGAAAGCTGAACATGTTGGAGAGACAACtcgaaaaagaaagaaaacatggACAAGCACTTCAAGCATTGAGAACAGAACCTTCACATGAAAAACTTAGCTTTTCTGACCTTAAAAGCTTGTGTGAGGCCTTGGAAGCTGCGGATGAAGAAGTTGAAAGAGTAGCGAGCCAACTTTTGGAGGCTAATAAGGTATTCCCATATCAAACTATTGGAAGTGCGTTCGCTCCTTTAATAGTTAGGGAAAGCACTTCGTTCGATTCCAATGAAGGGCCATCTCAATCAAGTGAATAG